The Spirochaetales bacterium genomic sequence CGGCGCCATGGCAAAGGGAAATATCAGGGGGGCGATCGTCCCCGACCTCCCCCTCGAAGAAGGGACCGGATATCTCGAGGCCATGAACCGGTACGGACTCGATCCCATATTCATCTTTTCACCCACGACAACCGACGAGAGGATGAAACTGATCGCATCCCGCGCGAGCGGCTTTGTCTACTGTGTCGCGAGAAAGGGCGTGACCGGCCTCGACACCTCTTTTTCCAGACAGCTCGAAACCTACCTCGCCCGTTGCCGTAACGCGACGGACCTCCCCCTTGCCCTGGGCTTCGGAGTGAAAGACAAGGCCGACGTGGATTTTCTTTCGGGCAAGGCCGATATCGCCGTGATCGGGACGCAGACGATCCGGATTATCGATGAAAAGGGCATTCCCTCAGCGGGCGATTTCATCCGGGGATTGCGGTAGTCAATGACAGAATCTGTCATATATCATCGTTTCATAGTACGTATACGTACCGGCGCTGTACCACCTGCCCGTATATGGAACATACATGCTCGAGGCAAATACTTGGACCTTAATCTCCACTTTCATACAGGTATTGCAATAGATTGCCGGCCAGGACCCGCTTCCCCATGATTTGCTGCCGGTACCGCTGAAAGACTCATGCATGTTAAGGGGACCCCATATTATTCCTTTCGGTTCCAGTTGCGATACGACCACCGACACTTTCGATCCGGTAATCCCGGTATATTTTACTCCCGCCGACACGATCGTCTCCG encodes the following:
- a CDS encoding tryptophan synthase subunit alpha, whose amino-acid sequence is MLENYIKNKLNEKKILLMTHIVIGYPTLEESYRIVKTMVEAGVDLMELQIPFSEPIADGPVILHANQVSLAGNISVEQCLEFGKRVAVDFGIPFLFMSYYNILFKHGVEAFTGAMAKGNIRGAIVPDLPLEEGTGYLEAMNRYGLDPIFIFSPTTTDERMKLIASRASGFVYCVARKGVTGLDTSFSRQLETYLARCRNATDLPLALGFGVKDKADVDFLSGKADIAVIGTQTIRIIDEKGIPSAGDFIRGLR